Proteins encoded by one window of Corynebacterium amycolatum:
- a CDS encoding response regulator transcription factor: MADHTPTTATPPGRVLVVDDEQPLAQMVASYLIRAGFDTRQAHTGTQAVDETRRFSPDVVVLDLGLPELDGLEVCRRIRTFSDCYILMLTARGSEDDKISGLTLGADDYITKPFSIRELVTRVHAVLRRPRTSTTPPQVTTPLIVGDLILDPVAHQVRVGETTVELTRTEFELLVALALRPGQALTRHDLVTEVWDTTWVGDERIVDVHIGNLRRKLGTDTRGRGFIDTVRGVGYRVGQP; encoded by the coding sequence ATGGCTGACCACACACCGACCACCGCCACGCCCCCGGGGCGGGTGCTGGTCGTCGATGATGAACAACCCCTGGCTCAGATGGTGGCCTCCTACCTCATCCGGGCAGGCTTCGATACCCGTCAGGCGCACACCGGCACCCAGGCCGTGGACGAGACCCGTCGCTTTTCCCCCGATGTTGTGGTGCTGGATCTGGGGCTGCCCGAACTCGACGGCCTGGAGGTGTGCCGACGGATCCGCACCTTCTCGGACTGCTACATCCTCATGCTCACCGCGCGTGGCAGCGAGGACGACAAGATCAGCGGTTTGACCCTGGGGGCGGATGACTACATCACCAAACCTTTTAGCATCCGGGAACTGGTGACCCGGGTGCATGCAGTGCTGCGCCGTCCGCGCACCAGCACCACCCCACCGCAGGTGACCACCCCCTTGATCGTTGGTGACCTCATCCTTGACCCCGTCGCCCATCAGGTGCGGGTGGGGGAGACGACTGTGGAGCTCACCCGCACGGAGTTCGAGCTGCTGGTTGCCCTGGCCCTGCGCCCCGGCCAGGCGCTGACCCGCCACGACCTGGTCACCGAGGTCTGGGACACTACCTGGGTCGGTGATGAACGCATCGTCGATGTCCACATAGGCAACTTGCGTCGCAAGCTCGGCACCGACACCCGAGGCCGGGGGTTTATCGACACCGTGCGTGGCGTGGGCTACCGGGTGGGGCAGCCATGA
- a CDS encoding CueP family metal-binding protein — protein MKRAAIAVAALALALTGCSAADPEPTADGTVSQDTFLTTHGLADMGAVEIIDHLDRQKVTERPTDLIASVRADELLLSSGDQEVVVDLPDNQTYVSIAPYLTSTHDCFYHSLTTCLGELNNEDIQVTITDEATGEVLVDEATTTFDNGFIGFWLPDDVTGLIEVSYQGRTGTTEFSTTDDGATCVTDLRLT, from the coding sequence GTGAAACGAGCAGCGATCGCAGTCGCCGCCCTTGCCCTCGCCCTCACGGGGTGTTCGGCCGCCGACCCGGAACCCACGGCCGACGGGACGGTGTCCCAGGATACATTCCTGACTACCCATGGCCTGGCCGACATGGGCGCGGTGGAGATCATTGATCACCTCGACCGGCAGAAGGTCACTGAGCGTCCCACGGATTTGATCGCCTCAGTGCGCGCCGATGAACTGCTGCTCTCGAGCGGTGACCAGGAAGTCGTGGTCGATCTTCCCGACAATCAGACGTATGTCTCGATCGCACCCTATCTCACCTCCACCCACGACTGCTTCTACCACAGCCTCACGACCTGCCTGGGGGAACTCAACAATGAGGATATCCAGGTCACGATCACCGATGAGGCGACCGGTGAGGTGCTGGTGGACGAGGCGACAACCACCTTCGACAACGGGTTTATTGGCTTCTGGCTTCCCGATGATGTCACCGGTCTGATTGAGGTCAGCTACCAGGGGCGTACCGGCACCACGGAGTTTTCCACCACCGACGACGGTGCCACCTGTGTCACAGACCTGCGCCTGACGTGA
- a CDS encoding heavy-metal-associated domain-containing protein, whose product MITFPPRLLPMASHGCNCCGPASRADTASVPAASDSSAGGSSLSYQITGLTCGHCAKSVTQALQGLPQVDDVQIDLAAGGVSTVTVTGVVPPEMVRRAIEEAGYTVLS is encoded by the coding sequence ATGATCACCTTCCCGCCCCGCCTCTTGCCGATGGCCTCCCACGGCTGCAACTGTTGCGGACCTGCCTCACGTGCCGACACCGCCTCCGTCCCTGCCGCCAGCGACTCGTCAGCAGGAGGGTCCTCCCTTAGCTACCAGATCACCGGCCTGACCTGCGGGCATTGCGCGAAAAGCGTGACCCAGGCCCTTCAGGGCCTCCCCCAGGTCGACGACGTCCAGATTGATCTCGCTGCTGGTGGTGTTTCCACCGTCACGGTCACCGGTGTCGTACCTCCGGAGATGGTTCGCCGGGCCATCGAAGAGGCCGGCTACACCGTCTTATCCTGA
- a CDS encoding multicopper oxidase family protein has protein sequence MTNAFSRRQFLLGGLVLAGTGAVAACTSDPGPAASAPGSSLHPTPTPTALGEPTVRRTLTARPLSLDIGGIEAKTWGYVSDTGDAAIEATAGDVLQVDITNELPESTSIHWHGIALHNAADGVPGMTQDPIEPGESFSYVFEVPHGGSYFYHSHSGLQLDRGLHAPLIVRDPQDAEDQDVEWTIVLDDWVDGIQGTPDDELDKLTGMGSDDHNGKKGMGGHGHMMHGTPDRVLDGDAGDVMYPHYLINGRIPRAHRTFEARPGDKARLRFINSGGDTIFKVALGGHRMTVTHTDGFPVQPRETESIYLSMGERVDVEVILGDGIFPLTALAVGKDDRAFAVIRTAGGQAPRPDVDFPELSSTGLLLSSLKPADRALLPEGTPDREVSIDLGGQMMPYEWSILTDGQSSSATVQEGQRLRMVMRNRTMMPHPMHIHGHTWALPGSGGLRKDTVLLRHGETMIADLIADNPGEWAFHCHNAYHMETGMLSSLRYE, from the coding sequence ATGACGAACGCGTTTTCCCGACGACAGTTTCTGCTCGGCGGGCTCGTCCTCGCCGGCACCGGGGCCGTGGCCGCCTGCACCAGCGATCCTGGACCCGCTGCCTCGGCACCAGGTTCCTCCCTTCACCCCACTCCCACCCCCACTGCGCTCGGTGAGCCGACGGTGCGCCGGACACTGACCGCCCGGCCCCTCTCTCTGGATATCGGCGGTATCGAAGCCAAGACGTGGGGATACGTCTCTGACACCGGGGATGCGGCCATTGAGGCCACCGCCGGCGACGTCCTCCAGGTCGATATCACCAATGAACTGCCTGAGAGCACCTCCATCCACTGGCATGGCATCGCACTCCACAACGCAGCCGACGGTGTGCCCGGCATGACCCAGGACCCCATTGAACCTGGCGAGTCTTTCTCCTATGTTTTTGAAGTCCCCCACGGTGGCAGCTACTTCTACCATTCCCACTCCGGCCTGCAGCTTGATCGCGGCCTCCACGCCCCACTGATCGTCCGTGACCCGCAAGACGCTGAGGACCAGGACGTCGAGTGGACCATCGTGCTCGACGACTGGGTCGATGGCATTCAGGGCACTCCCGACGATGAGCTCGACAAGCTCACCGGAATGGGTTCGGACGACCATAACGGGAAGAAGGGGATGGGAGGTCACGGCCATATGATGCACGGCACCCCGGACCGGGTACTGGACGGGGATGCCGGCGATGTGATGTATCCGCACTACCTCATCAACGGACGTATCCCCCGTGCTCACCGGACCTTCGAGGCTCGCCCGGGCGACAAGGCCCGCCTGCGGTTTATCAACTCCGGCGGTGACACCATCTTCAAGGTGGCCCTCGGTGGTCACCGCATGACCGTCACCCACACCGACGGCTTCCCTGTCCAACCCCGGGAGACCGAATCGATCTACCTGTCGATGGGCGAGCGTGTCGACGTCGAGGTCATCCTCGGCGACGGCATCTTCCCGCTCACGGCTTTGGCGGTGGGTAAGGACGACCGCGCCTTCGCCGTCATCCGCACCGCCGGCGGCCAGGCCCCCCGCCCCGATGTCGACTTCCCCGAGTTGTCATCCACCGGACTGCTTCTGTCCTCCCTGAAGCCAGCAGACCGTGCACTCCTGCCCGAGGGCACACCAGACCGAGAAGTCAGCATCGACCTGGGCGGGCAGATGATGCCGTATGAATGGAGCATTCTCACCGACGGCCAATCGTCCTCCGCGACCGTGCAGGAGGGCCAGCGCCTGCGGATGGTCATGCGCAACAGGACCATGATGCCCCATCCCATGCACATCCACGGCCACACGTGGGCGCTGCCCGGCAGCGGCGGGCTACGCAAGGACACCGTCCTTCTCCGCCACGGTGAAACCATGATCGCCGACCTGATCGCTGACAACCCCGGTGAGTGGGCATTTCACTGCCATAACGCCTATCACATGGAAACCGGGATGCTCAGCTCGCTTCGCTACGAGTAA